Within the Ochrobactrum vermis genome, the region TGATTGACCAGCGTTTCCTGCACATCGAAGACCGCGTCACGCGGCCCGTCCTCAGCAATCGAGAACGCCGTCTGTGCGGCCTGTACGACCTGACCCGCCTCGACATTGCGCGCGGTAATCACGCCGGAAACGGGCGCCTGCAATTGCGTGTAGGACAGTTGGTCGCGCGCATCGTTAAGCTGGCTTTCCGCGCTGGCAAGGGCGCTTTGCGTCGTCTGCAGATTCTGGTTTGCTTGATCATAGGTGCTGCGTGTCGTGAAGCCTTGCGCCAGCAAAGCCTTCTGTCTCGCAAAATTGGCTTGCGCCTGCACGAGCTGCGCCTGCGCAGCATCTTTCGTGGCCTGCGCAACACGTAGATTGGCCTGCTGTTCAACATCGTCGATGCTAGCGAGGGGCTGCCCCTTTTCCACGTGCTGGCCGATTTCGACCTGACGCTGCACAACCTGACCATTCAGACGAAACGATACATTGACAAGCGATCGGGCTGCAATCGCACCGGACAAAGTCAATTTCGGCTGATAATCGCTGGCTATCGCCTTTACTGCCGCTACCGGCACGATATTGAGCGAGTCTGCACGCGCCTGGAACGTCGTGCCTGGCACAAGCAGCGCCAAACCGACAAATAGCAAGCCGGGCGTTCTGAAATGGGGGGCAGGTTGGCTCACAACTCGCCTCCACCCGTTTCGCACGCCGCAAACGAATGATTTTACTGCCATTTACACAATTCTCACTGGTTTGGTTCTGTTGAGAATGCAACTAAAGCTAAGCAGAGAAAAGCCGTGCTGTAAAAGATCA harbors:
- a CDS encoding efflux RND transporter periplasmic adaptor subunit, which codes for MAVKSFVCGVRNGWRRVVSQPAPHFRTPGLLFVGLALLVPGTTFQARADSLNIVPVAAVKAIASDYQPKLTLSGAIAARSLVNVSFRLNGQVVQRQVEIGQHVEKGQPLASIDDVEQQANLRVAQATKDAAQAQLVQAQANFARQKALLAQGFTTRSTYDQANQNLQTTQSALASAESQLNDARDQLSYTQLQAPVSGVITARNVEAGQVVQAAQTAFSIAEDGPRDAVFDVQETLVNHAKIGMGVTIALLSDASVSAEGKIREISPVVDAQTGTVRVKVGIAQTPPQMALGATVTGTVHMDTVKVVVLPWSAMTSDAGRTAVWRLSKDSKVATLVPIKVLAYEKGRLLVEGGLQEGELIVTKGAQMLRSGEPAEVVQEQEGLVAQ